A region from the Candidatus Binatia bacterium genome encodes:
- a CDS encoding helix-turn-helix domain containing protein, protein MAALAKAAPATLAVEGPTIESRTTRRKRATEARLLDAGLRVFCERGYDATTTGEIARIADVAAGTFYLHFADKRALYERLAGRAAHEMFELAGDALRPDMESLERIAVALRIAADYWRSDLDRARLLLEGGPSLGSDGHVRFADEIAQALADAPDIERRPGASAHSLALLAAGMGIELGRLIVARPEARDEVDDLIRLVGGLYQS, encoded by the coding sequence ATGGCTGCGCTCGCCAAAGCCGCCCCCGCGACACTGGCTGTGGAGGGGCCAACCATCGAGTCCCGCACGACGCGCCGCAAGCGCGCGACCGAGGCACGACTCCTCGACGCCGGGCTTCGCGTCTTCTGCGAGCGCGGCTACGACGCCACGACGACCGGCGAGATCGCACGCATCGCCGACGTCGCCGCCGGCACGTTCTACCTCCACTTCGCGGACAAGAGGGCCCTCTACGAGCGACTCGCCGGGCGAGCCGCGCACGAGATGTTCGAACTCGCCGGCGACGCCCTCCGGCCCGACATGGAGAGTCTCGAGCGGATTGCGGTGGCCCTACGAATCGCTGCCGACTATTGGCGATCCGACCTCGACCGAGCGCGCCTGCTCCTCGAGGGCGGCCCTTCCCTCGGCAGCGATGGACACGTTCGCTTCGCCGACGAAATCGCGCAGGCATTGGCCGATGCCCCGGACATCGAGCGCCGTCCGGGTGCCAGCGCCCACTCCCTCGCGCTCCTCGCAGCCGGGATGGGGATCGAACTCGGCCGCCTCATCGTCGCTCGCCCGGAGGCACGCGACGAAGTGGACGACCTGATTCGGCTCGTCGGCGGCCTCTACCAGAGCTGA